A region from the Sandaracinus amylolyticus genome encodes:
- a CDS encoding UdgX family uracil-DNA binding protein (This protein belongs to the uracil DNA glycosylase superfamily, members of which act in excision repair of DNA. However, it belongs more specifically to UdgX branch, whose founding member was found to bind uracil in DNA (where it does not belong), without cleaving it, appears to promote DNA repair by a pathway involving RecA, rather than base excision.), producing the protein MSVEVRIDRRPEGELDVWRDRARALLVEGVAPDDVVWIDGDAPRDLFAGARDALPCRPVRAPRVPRAFVELAERVACHRDPSRWDRLYRVLFRVAQGERALLEDALDHDVAALRVMRDHVARDEHHAQAYVRFRPIADASTRVETWIAWHRPDHRVLPLVAPFFAARFSDVAWRLETPDACVSFAPGAGLSWSKGAPRDVGIAEDAGDETWRTYWRATFDPARTNLSAMAREMPKKHWATLPETRAMRATIAEAPRRLAEMEARAGVLPRLEVAPGDVDVLREAARTCTACPLHGPATQVVFGEGPRDARIVLIGEQPGDEEDRAGRPFVGPAGAVLDEALREAGVDRASVYVTNAVKHFRFEPRGKVRLHQTPRARDVAACRPWVEAELAALEPEWIVCLGATAAKALLGATFRVTQERGVVRATAWAPRTFATWHPSAVLRAASEEDARAMRSELVRDLAMITE; encoded by the coding sequence GTGAGCGTCGAGGTGCGGATCGATCGTCGTCCCGAGGGCGAGCTCGACGTCTGGCGCGATCGCGCGCGCGCGCTGCTCGTCGAGGGCGTCGCACCGGATGACGTCGTGTGGATCGACGGTGACGCGCCGCGCGATCTGTTCGCGGGCGCGCGCGACGCGCTGCCGTGTCGTCCCGTGCGTGCGCCGCGCGTGCCGCGCGCGTTCGTGGAGCTCGCCGAGAGGGTCGCGTGTCATCGTGATCCGTCGCGCTGGGATCGGCTCTATCGCGTGCTGTTCCGCGTCGCGCAGGGCGAGCGCGCATTGCTGGAGGACGCGCTCGATCACGACGTCGCGGCGCTGCGCGTGATGCGTGATCACGTCGCGCGCGACGAGCACCATGCGCAGGCGTACGTGCGCTTCCGACCGATCGCGGATGCGAGCACGCGCGTCGAGACGTGGATCGCGTGGCATCGACCCGATCACCGGGTGCTGCCGCTGGTCGCTCCGTTCTTCGCCGCGCGCTTCTCCGACGTCGCGTGGCGGCTCGAGACGCCCGACGCGTGCGTGTCGTTCGCGCCCGGCGCGGGGCTCTCGTGGTCGAAGGGCGCGCCGCGCGACGTCGGCATCGCGGAGGACGCCGGCGACGAGACGTGGCGCACGTACTGGCGCGCGACGTTCGATCCCGCGCGGACGAACCTGTCGGCGATGGCGCGCGAGATGCCGAAGAAGCACTGGGCCACGCTGCCCGAGACGCGCGCGATGCGCGCGACGATCGCCGAGGCGCCGCGACGGCTCGCCGAGATGGAGGCGCGCGCGGGCGTGTTGCCGCGCCTCGAGGTCGCGCCCGGGGACGTCGATGTGCTGCGTGAGGCGGCGAGGACGTGCACCGCGTGCCCGCTGCACGGACCGGCGACGCAGGTCGTGTTCGGCGAAGGTCCGCGCGACGCGCGCATCGTGCTGATCGGCGAGCAGCCGGGCGACGAGGAGGACCGCGCGGGGCGCCCGTTCGTCGGCCCTGCGGGCGCGGTGCTCGACGAGGCGCTGCGCGAGGCCGGTGTCGATCGCGCGAGCGTGTACGTCACCAACGCGGTGAAGCACTTCCGGTTCGAGCCGCGCGGGAAGGTGCGGCTGCACCAGACGCCGCGCGCGCGAGACGTCGCGGCGTGCCGGCCGTGGGTCGAGGCCGAGCTCGCCGCGCTGGAGCCCGAGTGGATCGTGTGCCTCGGGGCGACGGCCGCGAAGGCGCTGCTCGGAGCGACGTTCCGGGTGACGCAGGAGCGCGGCGTGGTGCGCGCGACCGCGTGGGCGCCGCGCACGTTCGCGACGTGGCATCCCTCGGCGGTGTTGCGCGCCGCGAGCGAGGAGGACGCACGGGCGATGCGCTCCGAGCTGGTGCGGGATCTCGCGATGATCACGGAGTGA
- a CDS encoding adenylate/guanylate cyclase domain-containing protein, whose product MSARYQVEQTRTFRAPRALVWAIVCDTNRVDRAAGLAVPRYKWVREEDRLIRHASATELGIELEWLEPPYRWIEGRFIETNRFFRKGPPKEGGLVVTLRDAPEGTEVHATLYVDGPFWVGWIQKPKFSRGLARYFDAIQTVLDRGAADVRDSDEPAVVRARRLLATTHDAVAVGPRTPVDEDILAVRRESLARTPVDPAIAERLVAWIRERPDDDVAQLRPFELARQWDVDRREVLRAFLHATQVGLVDLSWQINCPICRVGARLVDDLGALDGKSHCGACEIDYEIDFARHVEAVFPVSPSVRRVVPQLYCASSPAFLPHVLAQLRLVPGEVREDEMDLPRGALHLRTMWQRRTADLENERAPASMTVRVGDEHIHVDVEGEAARGAPTKVRCENASSREIVLLFERNAWSADAVLGTVIASMPEFTSLFATEAPAAGVELTVGHIALLFSDLTGSTALYEKVGDARAFAIVEDHFRLMERAIAEQGGAIVKTMGDAVMASFASAREAIAASFAMIAAHDAKYAAMGLGVKIGVHAGPCLAVRANDRLDYFGTTVNVAARLQAQAKASEVVMTESLSRQPPVRALLEGMPRREFEAALKGIREEQKLVGIDASSLGAPSEPTGARDPAHEAARA is encoded by the coding sequence GTGAGCGCTCGGTACCAGGTCGAGCAGACGCGCACCTTCCGCGCTCCGCGCGCGCTCGTGTGGGCGATCGTCTGCGACACGAACCGCGTCGATCGCGCTGCGGGCCTCGCGGTCCCTCGCTACAAGTGGGTGCGCGAGGAGGATCGCCTGATCCGCCATGCGAGCGCGACCGAGCTCGGCATCGAGCTCGAGTGGCTCGAGCCGCCGTATCGGTGGATCGAAGGGCGCTTCATCGAGACGAACCGCTTCTTCCGGAAGGGCCCGCCGAAGGAAGGTGGGCTCGTCGTCACGCTGCGTGACGCGCCCGAGGGCACCGAGGTGCACGCGACGCTGTACGTCGACGGGCCGTTCTGGGTGGGCTGGATCCAGAAGCCGAAGTTCTCGCGCGGCCTCGCGCGCTACTTCGACGCGATCCAGACGGTGCTCGATCGCGGCGCTGCCGACGTGCGGGACAGCGACGAGCCCGCCGTGGTGCGCGCGCGACGTCTTCTCGCGACGACGCACGACGCCGTCGCGGTCGGGCCGCGCACGCCGGTCGACGAGGACATCCTCGCGGTGCGTCGCGAGTCGCTCGCGCGCACGCCGGTCGACCCCGCGATCGCCGAGCGCCTGGTCGCGTGGATTCGCGAGCGCCCCGACGACGACGTCGCGCAGCTGCGCCCCTTCGAGCTCGCGCGCCAGTGGGACGTCGATCGACGCGAGGTGCTGCGCGCGTTCCTGCACGCGACGCAGGTCGGGCTCGTCGATCTCAGCTGGCAGATCAACTGTCCGATCTGTCGCGTGGGCGCGCGATTGGTCGACGATCTCGGCGCGCTCGACGGCAAGTCGCACTGCGGCGCGTGCGAGATCGACTACGAGATCGACTTCGCGCGGCACGTCGAGGCGGTGTTCCCGGTGAGCCCCTCGGTGCGGCGCGTCGTGCCGCAGCTCTACTGCGCGTCGAGCCCCGCGTTCCTGCCGCACGTGCTCGCGCAGCTGCGCCTCGTGCCCGGCGAGGTGCGCGAGGACGAGATGGATCTCCCGCGCGGCGCGCTGCACCTGCGCACGATGTGGCAGCGACGGACCGCGGACCTCGAGAACGAGCGCGCGCCCGCGTCGATGACGGTGCGCGTCGGCGACGAGCACATCCACGTGGACGTCGAGGGCGAGGCCGCGCGTGGTGCGCCGACGAAGGTGCGCTGCGAGAACGCGTCGTCGCGCGAGATCGTGCTGCTCTTCGAGCGCAACGCGTGGTCGGCGGACGCGGTGCTCGGCACCGTGATCGCGTCGATGCCGGAGTTCACGAGCCTCTTCGCGACCGAGGCGCCGGCCGCGGGCGTCGAGCTCACGGTCGGGCACATCGCGCTGCTCTTCAGCGATCTCACCGGGAGCACCGCGCTCTACGAGAAGGTCGGCGACGCGCGCGCGTTCGCGATCGTCGAGGATCACTTCCGCCTGATGGAGCGCGCGATCGCCGAGCAGGGCGGGGCGATCGTGAAGACGATGGGCGACGCGGTGATGGCGAGCTTCGCGAGCGCGCGCGAGGCGATCGCCGCGTCGTTCGCGATGATCGCGGCGCACGACGCGAAGTACGCGGCGATGGGCCTCGGCGTGAAGATCGGCGTGCACGCCGGGCCGTGCCTCGCGGTGCGCGCGAACGATCGGCTCGACTACTTCGGGACGACGGTGAACGTCGCGGCGCGTCTCCAGGCACAGGCGAAGGCGAGCGAGGTCGTGATGACCGAGTCGCTCTCTCGACAGCCTCCGGTGCGCGCGCTCCTCGAGGGCATGCCGCGCCGCGAGTTCGAAGCGGCCCTCAAGGGGATCCGCGAGGAGCAGAAGCTCGTCGGCATCGACGCCTCGAGCCTCGGCGCGCCGAGCGAGCCGACGGGCGCGCGTGACCCCGCTCACGAGGCCGCGCGCGCCTGA
- a CDS encoding M20/M25/M40 family metallo-hydrolase, whose amino-acid sequence MTIHPKTHDVAKHADARFDATLERLAQYLRFPAISCDRSRAGDVRALATRIKDDLAALGFTSARVLELDDALPCVAAERIASPSAPTVLVYGHLDLQPIAGEDWSSPPHEMERRGDRVYARGAADDMGGWVSHLAALESWLAVNGELPCNVKLLIEGEEEIGSPNLERFMDAYPEAFESDVMVLTDCENPSVDIPGLTVSLRGLVEVELVCEALASDVHSGLWGNLIPDPAIIMMQLVARLVDEDGRLRIGRQDVPEAWRDAAWDVPLGPDVVKKGARLLPGVEPLPDRGHPPAEWVWRQPAVTVLSTTLPAAGSEKNAVRRRASCVLSFRVAPGQEAKDLLALVERELTHHVPGGLRVSLTPRGKPGMSWLYQPKGPAFDAADRAYNAAWGRSLLQIGVGGSIPFVALFGRRFGDRPLILNGVMDPETGAHGPNESMHVEVFRKAIRANVHLYAELAAVPELAPKTRT is encoded by the coding sequence ATGACGATCCATCCGAAGACCCACGACGTCGCGAAGCACGCGGACGCGCGCTTCGACGCGACCCTCGAGCGCCTCGCGCAGTACCTCCGCTTCCCCGCGATCTCGTGCGACCGCTCGCGCGCCGGCGACGTGCGCGCGCTCGCGACGCGCATCAAGGACGACCTCGCTGCGCTCGGCTTCACCAGTGCGCGCGTGCTCGAGCTCGACGACGCGCTGCCGTGCGTCGCGGCGGAGCGCATCGCGTCGCCGAGCGCGCCCACCGTGCTCGTCTACGGTCACCTCGATCTGCAGCCGATCGCCGGCGAGGACTGGTCGAGCCCGCCGCACGAGATGGAGCGTCGCGGGGATCGCGTCTATGCGCGCGGCGCCGCCGACGACATGGGCGGATGGGTCTCGCACCTCGCGGCGCTCGAGAGCTGGCTCGCGGTGAACGGCGAGCTGCCGTGCAACGTGAAGCTGCTCATCGAGGGCGAGGAGGAGATCGGCTCGCCGAACCTCGAGCGCTTCATGGACGCGTACCCCGAGGCGTTCGAGAGCGACGTGATGGTGCTGACCGACTGCGAGAATCCGTCGGTCGACATCCCCGGTCTCACCGTCTCGCTGCGCGGCCTCGTCGAGGTCGAGCTCGTGTGCGAGGCGCTCGCGTCGGACGTGCACTCGGGGCTCTGGGGCAACCTGATCCCCGATCCCGCGATCATCATGATGCAGCTCGTCGCGCGCCTCGTGGACGAAGACGGGCGGCTGCGGATCGGTCGGCAGGACGTGCCCGAGGCGTGGCGCGACGCCGCGTGGGACGTGCCGCTCGGGCCCGACGTCGTGAAGAAGGGCGCGCGCTTGCTCCCCGGCGTCGAGCCGCTGCCCGATCGTGGTCATCCGCCGGCCGAGTGGGTGTGGAGACAGCCCGCGGTGACCGTGCTCTCGACCACGCTGCCGGCTGCGGGATCCGAGAAGAACGCGGTGCGCCGTCGCGCGTCGTGCGTGCTCTCGTTCCGCGTCGCGCCGGGGCAGGAGGCGAAGGACCTGCTCGCGCTCGTCGAGCGGGAGCTCACGCATCACGTGCCGGGCGGGCTGCGCGTGTCGCTCACGCCGCGCGGCAAGCCGGGCATGAGCTGGCTCTATCAGCCGAAGGGCCCCGCGTTCGACGCGGCGGATCGCGCGTACAACGCCGCGTGGGGACGCTCGCTCCTGCAGATCGGCGTCGGCGGATCGATCCCGTTCGTCGCGCTCTTCGGTCGTCGCTTCGGCGATCGACCGCTCATCCTGAACGGCGTGATGGATCCCGAGACCGGCGCGCACGGACCGAACGAGTCGATGCACGTCGAGGTCTTCCGCAAGGCCATCCGTGCGAACGTCCACCTCTACGCCGAGCTCGCCGCGGTGCCCGAGCTCGCACCGAAGACGCGCACGTGA
- a CDS encoding GNAT family N-acetyltransferase yields MITLRAITIDDATDVHRLCAHAEVARFLGGLPTDGLDGWKKRILELPHDRASLIGAFEDGTLIGVAMLDGQLRARRKHIARMWVAVDPARWGRGVAKQMMGALVDAADRWWAFVRLELDVHADHARAVALYRSLGFEVEAEKRCDMLRDGRLVDGLHMARIRPGFTPPEELVGPPVIARRGPKLSPTRIRVRPHRPDDAAEMAAMQGTDSVMEGTFATPFQSEREWRARLTGMDASVRGLVAIVDGKLAGSAALFAHASPRLSHACGFGISVHPDFQGCGVGDALTAATCELADRWIGAKRIQLEVYADNERAQALYRKHGFELEGTQRYAAFRRGTYCDARMMSRIRE; encoded by the coding sequence GTGATCACGCTGCGCGCGATCACGATCGACGACGCGACCGACGTGCACCGCCTCTGCGCGCACGCGGAGGTCGCGCGCTTCCTCGGCGGGCTTCCGACCGACGGTCTCGACGGATGGAAGAAGCGCATCCTCGAGCTGCCGCACGATCGCGCGAGCCTGATCGGCGCCTTCGAGGACGGCACGCTGATCGGCGTCGCGATGCTCGACGGACAGCTGCGCGCGCGGCGCAAGCACATCGCGCGGATGTGGGTGGCCGTCGATCCCGCGCGGTGGGGGCGCGGCGTCGCGAAGCAGATGATGGGCGCGCTCGTCGACGCGGCGGATCGCTGGTGGGCGTTCGTGCGGCTCGAGCTCGACGTGCACGCGGATCACGCGCGCGCGGTCGCGCTCTATCGATCGCTCGGGTTCGAGGTCGAGGCGGAGAAGCGCTGCGACATGCTGCGCGACGGTCGGCTGGTCGACGGGCTGCACATGGCGCGCATCCGTCCGGGCTTCACGCCGCCCGAGGAGCTCGTCGGGCCGCCGGTGATCGCGCGGCGCGGACCGAAACTGAGCCCGACTCGAATTCGTGTGCGCCCGCATCGCCCCGACGACGCCGCGGAGATGGCGGCGATGCAGGGCACGGATTCGGTCATGGAGGGCACGTTCGCGACGCCGTTCCAGAGCGAGCGCGAGTGGCGCGCGCGGCTCACCGGCATGGACGCGAGCGTGCGCGGGCTCGTCGCGATCGTCGACGGCAAGCTCGCGGGCTCCGCGGCGCTCTTCGCGCACGCATCGCCGCGCCTCTCGCACGCGTGCGGGTTCGGCATCTCGGTGCACCCGGACTTCCAGGGGTGCGGCGTCGGCGACGCGCTCACGGCCGCGACGTGCGAGCTCGCGGATCGCTGGATCGGCGCCAAGCGCATCCAGCTCGAGGTCTATGCGGACAACGAGCGCGCGCAGGCGCTCTACCGCAAGCACGGCTTCGAGCTCGAGGGCACGCAGCGCTACGCCGCGTTCCGCCGCGGCACGTACTGCGACGCGCGCATGATGAGCCGCATACGTGAGTGA
- the gorA gene encoding glutathione-disulfide reductase, giving the protein MARRWDYDLYVIGGGSAGVRLARTSGALGAKVALAEDARLGGTCVNVGCVPKKLFVYASRIAHEIADAANYGWSIPTPSFDWRVLRTNEEKEVARLNGIYRRLLVESHVDVHDARAVIEGPNTLRVDGRVVTAERIAICTGSVPRRPDIPGAELGMISDDVFVLEELPRSIIVVGAGYIACEFASIFASLGVETRLVARGERLLPHFDREIGLTLQRELAKQDVHVTCERHVMALEKRGDRIAVRFDRGDEKCPEELLADRVLFAIGRHPNCGHVGIESVAIKCKPDGAITVDDEYRTNVPSIHALGDVIGRVQLTPVALAEGTALAHTLFGSRGKIVVDYEAIPTAVFTTPEIATVGLTEAQARRHHEILVFRTEFRPLKHTVSGRDERTLMKLIVDRQTDRVLGVHVLGEGASEMVQTVAVAMKAGATKAHFDATIGIHPTAAEELVTLRTPVKEP; this is encoded by the coding sequence ATGGCGCGTCGCTGGGACTACGACCTCTACGTGATCGGCGGCGGATCCGCGGGCGTGCGGCTCGCGCGCACGTCGGGCGCGCTCGGCGCGAAGGTCGCGCTCGCCGAGGACGCGCGCCTCGGTGGGACGTGCGTGAACGTCGGGTGCGTGCCCAAGAAGCTGTTCGTCTACGCGTCGCGCATCGCACACGAGATCGCGGATGCCGCGAACTACGGCTGGTCGATCCCGACGCCGAGCTTCGACTGGCGCGTGCTGCGCACGAACGAGGAAAAGGAGGTCGCGCGCCTCAACGGGATCTATCGACGCCTCCTCGTGGAGTCGCACGTCGACGTGCACGACGCGCGCGCGGTGATCGAAGGGCCCAACACGCTGCGCGTCGACGGGCGCGTGGTGACGGCCGAGCGCATCGCGATCTGCACCGGCAGCGTCCCGCGCCGCCCCGACATCCCGGGCGCCGAGCTCGGGATGATCTCGGACGACGTCTTCGTCCTCGAGGAGCTCCCGCGCTCGATCATCGTCGTCGGCGCGGGGTACATCGCGTGCGAGTTCGCGTCGATCTTCGCGTCGCTCGGCGTCGAGACGCGCCTCGTCGCGCGCGGCGAGCGCCTCCTGCCCCACTTCGATCGCGAGATCGGTCTCACGCTGCAGCGCGAGCTCGCGAAGCAAGACGTGCACGTGACCTGCGAGCGACACGTCATGGCGCTCGAGAAGCGCGGCGATCGCATCGCGGTGCGCTTCGATCGCGGCGACGAGAAGTGCCCCGAGGAGCTGCTCGCCGATCGCGTGCTCTTCGCGATCGGCCGGCACCCGAACTGCGGGCACGTCGGGATCGAGTCCGTCGCGATCAAGTGCAAGCCCGACGGCGCGATCACCGTCGACGACGAGTACCGCACGAACGTTCCGTCGATCCACGCGCTCGGCGACGTGATCGGGCGCGTGCAGCTCACGCCGGTCGCGCTCGCCGAGGGCACGGCGCTCGCGCACACGCTGTTCGGATCGCGCGGCAAGATCGTCGTCGACTACGAGGCGATCCCGACCGCGGTGTTCACCACGCCCGAGATCGCGACGGTCGGGCTCACCGAGGCGCAGGCGCGCCGGCACCACGAGATCCTCGTGTTCCGCACCGAGTTCCGCCCGCTCAAGCACACGGTGTCGGGCCGCGACGAGCGCACGCTGATGAAGCTGATCGTCGATCGCCAGACCGATCGTGTCCTCGGCGTGCACGTGCTCGGCGAGGGCGCGTCGGAGATGGTGCAGACGGTCGCCGTCGCGATGAAGGCCGGCGCGACCAAGGCGCACTTCGACGCGACGATCGGGATCCACCCGACCGCCGCGGAAGAGCTGGTCACGCTGCGCACGCCGGTGAAGGAGCCCTGA
- a CDS encoding glutaredoxin family protein, with the protein MHNPDDLALYYYDGCFFCSRVRQALHDLGVRVEMRNIVESPQHLQDLVAARGRRTVPVLRIRKEGGDEWMPESADIVAYLRRRFG; encoded by the coding sequence ATGCACAACCCCGACGACCTCGCGCTCTACTACTACGACGGCTGCTTCTTCTGCTCGCGCGTGCGGCAGGCGCTCCACGATCTCGGCGTGCGCGTGGAGATGCGCAACATCGTCGAGAGCCCGCAGCACCTGCAGGATCTCGTCGCGGCGCGCGGCCGTCGCACGGTGCCCGTCCTGCGCATCCGCAAGGAGGGCGGCGACGAGTGGATGCCGGAGTCGGCGGACATCGTCGCGTACCTGCGACGTCGCTTCGGCTGA
- a CDS encoding AlkA N-terminal domain-containing protein: MTLDADTCYRALVARDARFDGVFFVGVATTGIYCRPVCRARTPGRDRCTFHRSAAAAERAGFRACLRCRPELAPGDAPIDSVPRLVARAVARLDEAARGEVSVAAIAHDLGVSDRHLRRAIEAELGVSPRELVASRRLAIAKQLVVGSSLSLAQVAFASGYGSVRRFNDAFRARFARTPTSLRAGRAREDEGVITLHLGVRAPFAWSDLLVFLTSRALPGLEWVDGGAWHRAVRIEDRAGVIRASSEPARAMVRVEIPTALAPYAMMIAARVRAVLDLDAAPARIDETLAADPALRRSVARRPGLRVPGAWDGFELAVRAILGQQVSVAAARTLAARIVAALGPTPIDGALAFPDAAAIVRAGPEALSALGVLPARARSIVALARMVDEGALRLDRGADPDATMSALQTIEGVGPWTASYVAMRALRWPDALPASDLVLKKRLGAKSEGAVRAHAERWRPWRAYGVMHVWARGEEE, encoded by the coding sequence GTGACGCTCGACGCCGACACTTGCTATCGCGCGCTCGTCGCGCGCGACGCGCGCTTCGACGGCGTGTTCTTCGTCGGCGTCGCGACGACCGGCATCTACTGCCGTCCCGTCTGTCGCGCGCGCACGCCGGGGCGCGACCGCTGCACGTTCCATCGCAGCGCCGCGGCCGCCGAGCGCGCCGGGTTCCGCGCGTGCTTGCGATGTCGTCCCGAGCTCGCACCGGGCGATGCGCCGATCGACTCGGTGCCGCGGCTCGTCGCGCGCGCGGTCGCGCGCCTCGACGAGGCAGCGCGCGGCGAGGTGAGCGTCGCCGCCATCGCGCACGATCTCGGCGTCTCCGATCGTCACCTGCGCCGCGCGATCGAGGCCGAGCTCGGCGTCTCGCCGCGCGAGCTCGTCGCGTCGCGGCGGCTCGCGATCGCGAAGCAGCTCGTGGTGGGCTCGTCGCTCTCGCTCGCGCAGGTCGCGTTCGCGAGCGGGTACGGCAGCGTGCGCCGCTTCAACGACGCGTTCCGCGCGCGCTTCGCGCGCACGCCGACATCGCTGCGAGCGGGCCGCGCGCGAGAGGACGAAGGGGTGATCACGCTGCACCTCGGCGTGCGCGCGCCGTTCGCGTGGAGCGACCTGCTCGTGTTCCTCACGTCGCGCGCGCTGCCCGGGCTCGAGTGGGTCGACGGCGGCGCGTGGCATCGCGCGGTGCGCATCGAGGATCGCGCGGGCGTGATCCGCGCGTCGAGCGAGCCCGCACGCGCGATGGTGCGCGTCGAGATCCCGACCGCGCTCGCGCCGTACGCGATGATGATCGCCGCGAGGGTCCGCGCGGTGCTCGATCTCGACGCCGCACCGGCGCGCATCGACGAGACACTCGCGGCCGATCCCGCGCTCCGTCGCTCGGTCGCGCGTCGCCCCGGGCTGCGCGTGCCGGGCGCGTGGGACGGCTTCGAGCTCGCGGTCCGCGCGATCCTGGGACAGCAGGTGTCGGTCGCGGCGGCGCGCACGCTCGCGGCGCGGATCGTCGCGGCGCTCGGCCCGACACCGATCGACGGCGCGCTCGCGTTCCCCGATGCGGCAGCGATCGTGCGCGCCGGGCCCGAGGCGTTGAGCGCGCTCGGTGTGCTGCCGGCGCGGGCGCGATCGATCGTCGCGCTCGCGCGCATGGTCGACGAGGGCGCGCTGCGGCTCGATCGCGGCGCGGATCCCGACGCGACGATGAGCGCGCTGCAGACGATCGAGGGCGTGGGCCCGTGGACCGCGTCGTACGTGGCGATGCGCGCGCTGCGCTGGCCCGACGCCCTGCCGGCGAGCGATCTCGTGCTCAAGAAGCGGCTCGGCGCGAAGAGCGAGGGCGCGGTGCGCGCGCACGCGGAGCGATGGCGACCGTGGCGCGCGTACGGCGTGATGCACGTGTGGGCGCGCGGCGAGGAGGAGTGA
- a CDS encoding methylated-DNA--[protein]-cysteine S-methyltransferase: METVTTTFDAPFGALRLYARDGALIGVYFDGHRPAPVLPHDVIARDDERVLRVASEQLAEYFAGARVRFEVPIAPVGTAFSRDVWRALAELPFGARVSYAELARRVGRPRAIRAVGAANARNPLSIVVPCHRVIGADGSLTGYAGGLARKEWLLAHEARRAA, from the coding sequence GTGGAGACGGTGACGACGACGTTCGACGCGCCCTTCGGCGCGCTGCGCCTCTACGCGCGCGACGGTGCGCTGATCGGCGTGTACTTCGACGGGCATCGGCCGGCGCCGGTGCTGCCGCACGACGTGATCGCGCGCGACGACGAGCGCGTGCTGCGCGTCGCGAGCGAGCAGCTCGCGGAGTACTTCGCGGGGGCGCGCGTGCGCTTCGAGGTGCCGATCGCGCCGGTGGGCACGGCGTTCTCGCGCGACGTGTGGCGCGCCCTGGCCGAGCTGCCGTTCGGCGCGCGCGTGTCGTACGCGGAGCTCGCGCGGCGTGTCGGACGGCCGCGTGCGATCCGCGCGGTGGGCGCGGCGAACGCGCGCAATCCGCTGTCGATCGTCGTGCCGTGTCATCGCGTGATCGGCGCGGACGGATCGCTGACGGGCTACGCCGGAGGGCTCGCGCGCAAGGAGTGGCTGCTCGCGCACGAAGCGCGGCGTGCCGCGTGA